The following coding sequences are from one Triticum aestivum cultivar Chinese Spring chromosome 5A, IWGSC CS RefSeq v2.1, whole genome shotgun sequence window:
- the LOC123108075 gene encoding 2-hydroxyisoflavanone dehydratase-like has translation MDAALTPSPAATTDDELVYESMPCIRIYRNRVERYLGSEFVAASTDAATGVTSRDRTISPQVYARLYLPRLDAAAKLPVLVYYHGGGFCLGSAFNPMFHAYLNNLVALANVLVVSVEYRLAPEHPVPAAYADSWEALTWAVSHVDEPWLADHADFSRLYLGGDSSGANIAHHMAMRVGAEGLARGAKIHGLVMIHPYFLGSNKVGSDDLDPTARETLASAWRIMCPTTTGEDDPRINPLVDGVPGLEALASGRVLVCIAEGDVLRDRGRAYYDRLRASGWSGETDIWQAPGKGHTFHLLEPCCQEAVAQDKVIAEFLNC, from the coding sequence ATGGACGCCGCACTCACCCCCTCCCCGGCAGCCACGACCGACGATGAGCTCGTCTACGAGTCCATGCCCTGCATCCGCATCTACAGGAACCGCGTGGAGCGCTACCTCGGCTCCGAGTTCGTCGCCGCTTCCACGGACGCCGCCACCGGAGTTACCTCCCGCGACCGCACCATCTCCCCTCAGGTCTACGCGCGCCTCTACCTCCCCCGCCTCGACGCGGCCGCCAAGCTCCCCGTCCTCGTCTACTACCACGGCGGCGGGTTCTGCCTAGGCTCCGCTTTCAACCCCATGTTCCACGCCTACCTCAACAACTTGGTCGCGCTCGCCAACGTCCTCGTCGTCTCCGTCGAGTACCGCCTCGCGCCGGAGCACCCCGTCCCCGCTGCATATGCCGACTCATGGGAGGCTCTCACCTGGGCCGTGTCCCACGTTGACGAGCCTTGGCTTGCCGACCACGCCGACTTCTCCCGCCTCTACCTCGGGGGCGACAGCTCCGGCGCCAACATCGCGCACCACATGGCGATGCGGGTGGGCGCGGAGGGGCTGGCCCGGGGCGCCAAGATCCACGGCCTCGTCATGATCCACCCCTACTTCCTGGGGAGCAACAAGGTGGGCTCCGACGACCTGGACCCCACGGCGCGGGAGACCCTAGCGAGCGCATGGCGGATCATGTGCCCGACGACCACGGGGGAGGACGACCCGCGAATCAACCCGTTGGTCGACGGCGTGCCGGGCCTTGAGGCCCTGGCATCCGGCCGCGTGCTCGTGTGCATTGCCGAGGGCGACGTGCTCCGCGACCGCGGCCGCGCTTACTACGACCGGCTGAGGGCGAGCGGGTGGAGCGGGGAGACGGACATATGGCAGGCGCCGGGAAAGGGGCACACGTTCCACCTCCTTGAGCCGTGCTGCCAAGAGGCCGTCGCGCAGGACAAGGTCATCGCCGAGTTCCTCAACTGTTGA